AAAAGTGATTGAACCTAAACCGTATAAAGCACTTACGGAGCACCACTGTCCTTTTTTCGATAATCCATCATGCAGTCACGCACCTATTTCTTTATTTTAATCTCCATCCCTATATTATTTTTACACACGGATCATTCAAATGCTCAAATTCGAAATCAACTACAATTAAGTTTTCGTCAGGATTTTAGTAGTTATATCTGGCGTACTCGTTTTTTTTATTTAATTCCGATCAACCCAAATCAAAGTTTAACCATTTCGGAAATTTATAATTCGGATTTACTCGAATCTACCTTGAATACGGATAAGTGGAAGGACGATCAATTCTTCACATCACAATACACTTATCGAATCAAGCCATGGATTACCGGGGCTGCTTTTTTGAAATCCAAGATTTTTTACGATAAACAAACTGGTATTGTAAACAATACCAATTCTCATCAATTTGGGATAGGATGGATTCTTCAGCCAACACGAAAATTTGAAGTCAAAAATTACACCGGGTGGAAGTCCGACCAACGATTTGGCCAAACTCAACGAGGGTTCTTCTTCCAAGTTGAAAGCAGTTCATTGCCCTTTAAGGTAGCCGATTATACTAATAATTATTCACTGGAATTCAAAAATGATTTTGCTCAAGATCGAAATAACCGAGATTACCAGCTTAATTATCAGGTCTCCAGAAAGTTTTATGCAAACACATCGGATTCATTAAGTTTTAGATCTGGTTATCGCAGGATAAACTATTTTATTTCCAAGACTGGTAACCTGGAAACAAGGGTCGAAAAAGAGACCGATTTTAGCAACCGCTTAAATTACCAAGTTAGCAATCACATTATTTGGAAGCTTTACACAAGATTATTTAGCAGAACCAGTAAAGTGGACCAGATTATTGATGAAGAAGCAACCGGCCGTCGAGAACGTGAAGATACAGAAACCGAATGGCGGAGCCAGATTCGCTGGCAATCGACAAATTTAAACTTTGGTTTTGGTGGCGGTTACCGAAATCGAAGTCAAGCCTATCAAAGTTCGGAAACCATTACACCTACCCCCTACATCGGTAGTATCGGGATTCCTGATAACAGGGGCCTTCTTTATTCTATGAATTCATTTGTGAATTGGAAACTTACATCAAAAGACTTAATTGCTGCAAGGATAACTATTTCACGACTCCAATACGATACGCCGGATTCAACTAATTTTGATGACCGTGATGAGTTTCGGACAAACTTTTTAATTACATTCACGAGAAGAATATCTCCATTCCTCAAGATCGGAATCGATTCAAAAGCGTATTTGCACCATCTTTCATATTTATTCTCAGAGAGAAGTGCAAACAACAATTGGAACCGGATTATCCAGTTTGGTACTTTTTTGAAATATAATAACTTGCAAAATTTTCAATGGTCCCAGCGTGCCGAGGTGCAAGCAAATTATACAGAATTTGATTTTGAAAAAACGCAATTTCTTGTTCGAAGTTTTGTTTATCGAAAATTTACACTTACAGACTCTCTCGCTTTGGGAACATATGGAAAATTTCACATACAGTTGTTCCATCGTCTGGAATTGGAAGAAAGCGGGAGACTATTTTGGAAAGATTTTTCCGAACAGCTTTCTCTAAATCGACGGAATCATCAACTTACATTGGGTTGTGAATATCCAATTATTGGAAACTTGATGGCTTACACAGGCCTCACCGCCTATATTCGCCGAGAATGGCGCTATCGTTTTCAAACGACGGGAAAACAATCCAGGGAAAAAATAAAGGATTTTACGAGTTATGGTCCCTACTTAAAATTATTTCTTCGAAATAATAAAAAGAGACGAGCCCTTTTTTCCCTATCACGTCTTAAGATTTCCACCCCATCGGGACAAACATACACAATTAATCGAATAGAATTAAATACACATTGGTTCTTCTAACCTTCAATATTTATTTGACTAAAGCCTTGCGTATTCTATTAAGTATCATTATATTGATGGCTATAATTTCAATGAATACAGAGAAAGAAAACTGATTATTATTGATATGCCTATGTCCGTTAAAATGGTAATTCCTAGTAATATCGATAGAATTGAAGAAGCGGCATCATTTGTTGAAAGCAATGCAAAAAAAATGCAATTTAGCGAGCCCGAGGTTGATAACATTGTTATCGCAATTACAGAAGCGATTAGTAATGCAATCATACACGCTAATAAGAGTGATGAAAGAAAGAAAGTAACAATTGAGATCATTTCTAATCATGACTCAATGATAACCAAAGTGAAAGATGAAGGTCCTGGTTTTAACCTCAAAAAAATCGAGGATCCACTATTACCGGATAACTTACTTAAAGAAAGTGGCAGAGGAATTTTTATACTAAATTCATTGCTGGATTCAGTGGACTATTCATTTTCAGACCAAGGAACCGTAGTTACACTGGTCAAGAAAAAACCGAATAAATAAATCGCCATGAAATTAATTTAGGGTAACAAATGCATTGCAAGTCAAAATTTAACTAATTAAATTTAAACAAGTACCCTTTACAATAAGGATGACACTATTAATTTCTTATTTTCCTAAACCAAGCCTCAAGGAGGATGCTAAATGACAATAAAAGAAGAGATACGGGACAATATTGCGATTCTTTATCTTAAAGGGAATATGATGGGCGGCCCGGATACAACGCAAATCCATGAGAAAGTCAAAAGCCTCATAGTTGATAAAATCCACAATGTTGTGATCGATTTAAGTAAAGTAAAATGGATGAACAGTTCCGGTTTAGGTTCATTAATGGCATGTATGAGCACATTAAAGAATGCGGAAGGTCAGTTGAAGATCTCCGGAGCTACTGAGAAGATAAAAAATTTATTCATGATTACAAAGCTTATGACCATTTTTGAAACCTATGAAACCACGGATAGGGCAATAGCAAGTTTCAAATAAAATTTTAAGT
The candidate division KSB1 bacterium genome window above contains:
- a CDS encoding ATP-binding protein — its product is MSVKMVIPSNIDRIEEAASFVESNAKKMQFSEPEVDNIVIAITEAISNAIIHANKSDERKKVTIEIISNHDSMITKVKDEGPGFNLKKIEDPLLPDNLLKESGRGIFILNSLLDSVDYSFSDQGTVVTLVKKKPNK
- a CDS encoding STAS domain-containing protein — its product is MTIKEEIRDNIAILYLKGNMMGGPDTTQIHEKVKSLIVDKIHNVVIDLSKVKWMNSSGLGSLMACMSTLKNAEGQLKISGATEKIKNLFMITKLMTIFETYETTDRAIASFK